ATATCTTATATCCGTTTGCAAATGCGACTCTGTCATTGGGTTGGGGCTGAAATTCTTCTGGATCGAAAATGGCGATGTGATATTCCTTGAGTACATTATCATGGGGCGAAAGGTCTTCTCCATCAGGGCCTTTCCAATTACAACCTGTTTTATAATAATTCATGATACCGATTTTCATTATTGTTCATTTAATTTGAAGACACGCCCTAGAAATTTCTGAAAACTCGAAAGAGCGTTATGCTTTGATTCTTTCCTTCCGGCAACCAGTCCACTCTGTTTTTGTGAGCAAGGTCGTCAGGGATGTGTGTTTGGGATCATTGTGAGCGATGACGCTGAAGGCTAAGGACTCACGTTGCGTTGTTTTGGCATCGTCGGGAGCTCCGACGATTTGATAGTGTCTCGACGCAAGGTGTTCAGTTTGCCAGCGAAATCTTTCGCGAGGTTTTGCTGTCCGTAAAAATCCAGTCTTTGCAAAGGCAATCATAGTTCGTGGAAGTTTCCACCATAGGAATAAGGCATGTTGGGATGCAATAGTTTTCATTTAAGAGGGGAAAATTTTTGGTGTCTGGCGTTTTGTCATATCTTTTGAACGTGCGGGAAATGGCGTTTCTACCGCCTGCACCGGGGCAAAGGCGACGCGCGTCGCGGTCGCGCGCGGATGTGGTTGCATGGCGATTCACGAGCGGCTTCCGACCGTGCCGAAGCCGATGCGGCGGGCGGCGGAGCCGGTCTGTTTTTTGGCGTTGCTTTCGGTTTCGAGCGCCGCGAGGCGGTCGTTGTTGGTGATATCGCCGCCGAGATAATACAAACCCTGGCGCGCGGTGCGGAAATCGCCGGGGGCGAGGTTGGGGATGGCCTCAAGGCGCGCCGCCTCGCCGGCGGTGAGCGGCGAGGAAAACATGCGCTCGAAGAAAAGTTCTTTCCCGGGGGAATCGAGATAGTCGAATTCCAGCTTGAAGGTAAAACGGCGGATGGCGGCGGGATCGAGATTTTGGGAGAAATTGGTGGCGGCGACGAGGATGCCGCCGAAATTTTCCATCTGCTGGAGGAGTTCGTTGACTTGCGTGACTTCCCAACTGCGGTTTGAGCGCTCGCGGTTTTGCAGGAGACCGTCTATTTCGTCGAGGAAGAGTATATATTTGCCGGCGCCGGCCTCGCGGAAGGCGGCGGCGATGTTCTGCTCGGTGCCGCCGACCCACTTTGAAAGCAAATCGCTGCCCATCCTGACGACAATTTTTGTGTCGAGTGTTTTGCCGAGATGCTTGACGAACTCGGTTTTGCCGGTGCCCGGAGGGCCGGAGAGGAGGACGTTCATGCGCGGGCGGTCGGGCGAGGCGGGCGCGGGTTCGGACTGGAAGCGGCGGAAGGCGGCGATGATGCGGTCGAGTTTGACGGCGCTTTTTATATTCAGGCCGTCGAGTGTGTAATCCTTCGCCGGGAGCAGGGCGGTGTTCGCGGATTTGATATCCAGCAATTCGCAATGCGGGACAATCAGTTTTTCGACCAGCACGGGAGCCTCGTTTTTTTCAGGGGCGAGGGCGGCGATATTTTGCAGCACGAGCGAGACGCCGCCGGCACTGGTTTCGTAGTCGCCGGCGAATTTTTCGAGCGCGATGTCGTCGAATAGATTCTCCAATTTGTGTTTCCGGACATTGTTTTTCCAAATCGCGAGACGCTGGACGTCGTTTAGCTTGTCAAAGCGGATGGAATAATCGAAGCGGCGGCGGTTCGATTCGTCGAGCTCGCCGGAGGGAGTGTTTGTAATCCACACGACGGTTGCCTTTATGGTGTCGAGCACGGCGTTGAGACGCCCCTTGTCGCCGGCACCGGACTGGGCGGAATCGGAAAATATTCCAAGCAAGCCGCCGGAGCCGGCGCGGCGGAGCATGTCGTCGGCCTCGTCGACAATTATTATTCCGCGCCCGGCACGGATGCGACTGGCGCAGAGTTGGAGCGCGCCGAAGCGGAAGGCGGTGTGGCTGACGTGGCCGCCATCCCGGTCGGTTTTGCCTTGGGCGATTTCGTGGCACTCCATGTTTAATTCGCGGGCGAGGCTGCGGGCGAAGCTGGTTTTGCCCGTGCCCGGCTCTCCGTGGAGTAGGATGTTGAGTCCGCGCTCCGGCGCGCGGGCGAGAACGAGGCGTTTCAGGAGGGCGCCGTGTTTTTCAGCAAGCTCGCCGTAAAAATCCCACGGCAGGGTTTCGCCGTCGTGTTTGGCATAAAAGTGGCTGGCAAGCGGGTTGTTGTCGGCACCGACAAGAAAACCGTGGAGCACGGAGTTGAAATCAAAATCGCGGTCAATGCAGCCATAGCGTTGCAATTTTGCGTCGGGAGAGAGAATGTGGCGAACTTCGTGGATGCCATGGTCGAGGCATTGGGCGATAAAATTTATTTTTCTACGGGGGGCGATGGACCGGGGGCAAGCCTCTGGCAGGGCAAGGAAGTTGTCGTTGATAAAATAAAGCACGAGCAGGGTGTCGCGCTCCATCTCGGAGAGAAGAAGCGTGGCCTGCAATTCCTCCAGACGATGCTCAAAAATGTCTTTTTCACGCACGGTGGCAGCGGGCGTGTCGAGCAAGTTTAATATGATGCTCCGCATTTTGTCATGGCTCAGGCTGTTCCACGTTTCCTGAAAGAAGCCCGTCAGATGCTGGCGCAGATATTTTTTCGAGGCACCGGTGTCATGACCCGTTGCATCCGCCTCGGCGGGATAGAGCGTTTCCAGGAGGATGTCAGCGTGGAGTGCGCGTAATTCATCCCCGGAAAATGCGGCCTTGAAGTGACGCACCACGTCCGTCCACGCGACGGCGTCACGCAGTGGATTGAAGGCATCATCGTCAGTAATTTTGTCGTTATGGTTGCGGATGAAGTTGCGGAAAAATTCGATGGACTTCAATTTGATGAATTCGTTTTTTTCGAACTGGTAGGTGCTCATGTGAAGGGAAGTTTATACAAGTTGCGGATGGCCGGTTTGCGACGCTGGTCGGGTCGGGACGGCATATGAAATTTACGCCAGTTGGTTATAGCAAATTTGATTGGACAAAGACTGTCCAGGGTGAGAAAAATGCGTTTTTATGAAAAAAAATCCTATCAGACGGGATGTGCCGGGGAAGCCGGTGCCGGCACCGGCGGAGGAGCGGGAATTGCGGTCGCGCCCGCCGATGAGGCGGATGATGGAAATTCACGGGCGGTTGCAGGCGGGGCGGTTTCCGAACGCGCCGGCACTGGCCCGGGAGCTGGAGGTGTCGGAAAAAACCGTGCGGCGCGATTTGGAATACATGCGCGATTCGCTGGGGCTGCCTGTGGAGTATGACGGGGCGCGGCGGGGGTTTTATTATTCGGGGACGGTGGAGAGTTTTCCGCTGGTGAAAATCAGCGAGGGGGAGTTGCTGGGGCTGTTGGTGGCGCGGCAGGCGGCGGAGGCGTTTCGAGGGACGCCGTTCGCGGGGACGATTGAGGGCGCGCTGAAAAAGCTCGCGGCGGGACTGACGGACGAGGTGAGCGTGCGCGCGGAGGATTTGGGCGCGGCGATTTCGTTTCGCAACAAGGGCGCGACGCGGATGGACGCGGATTTTTTGCGCACGAGCGCGGTGGCGGCGCAGGCGGTGCTGGCGCGTGAGGAACTGGAGTTTTTATATATAAAACCGCTGGCGCGCGAGGCGGCGCGGCGGCGTGTGCAACCGTATCATTTGGCGTGCCTGCATGGACTGTGGTATCTCGTCGGCTGGGATTTGGCGCGGGAGGGCTGGCGGATGTTCGGGGTGACGCGGATGCGCGAGGCGAGGGCGACAGGGAAAGGTTTTGGGCGAAAATCCGATTTTTCCCCGGAGAAATTTTTCGGAGGGAGTTTCGGACTGTGGAAGAGCGGGAGGGAGACGCGGGTGCGCGTGCATTTCGACGCTTATACGAGCGCGCTGGCGCGGGAACGCTTTTGGCATGAGTCGCAGGAGATTTTCGAGCAAAAGGACGGAACGCTGGAAATGGAGTTGACCGTGGGCGGCCTCGATGAGGCGGCGGCATGGGTGCTCGGCTTCGCGGGCGGGGCGCGGGCGGTGAGGCCGGCGGGCTTTGTGGAGGCGGTGCGCGCGGCGGCAAAGCGGGTGGCGGAGGCGCACGAGTGAGCGCACAGATGCGACGGCGGGCGGGGCCGCGCCAGTGCACGGTGCTCCGGTGGCCCGCCTCCAGAGACCACTTCCCGCTCCGCCAAAACCGAATTTTTTCACCCGCAAAACATACCTGCATCCATCTTTGCCACCGGTCCGGACGGAAGCATCTCCCTTTGCCCCGCGTGGAACTTCGCGGATATCTTGCGAATTACCCCCGAGCGCTCTCCGCAAAAAACGTCTCTTCATCCCTCCCAAAAATGCCCGGAAAAACCAAAATCTTCGCCAACTATTTCGCCCGAAATCCCGTCAACCCTTCCGCTCAAAAAAAACTCTGCCCACCAATCCGCATGCCCTGCAGCCGAATCAGCGCTGCTTCGCCAAGTCAACCGTATCGCCTCCGAAGCTTCCTAATGAAAAACAATGAAACTCGAATTTCTCCCGCCTGAAGAAGGAAAACCACTTGTCCGCGCCGTCGCCGACTGGCTTTGGAAAAAACGCGTTTCGTCTGCCGGCGCCAGTGCCGCTGCGCTCGACCATTTGCTTGTTGCCGTTCCAACGCGGCAGGCGGGGCGGCGACTGGCGTTTGCGCTCGTTGAAAAGGCGCGCGCCGGCGTCGGCACGGGTGCTTGTATTCCACCGGTTTTCAAGACACCGTCCGCGCTTCTTTCACCGGAGGAAAATCCCGCTGAAAACAAAAACGCCAGCGACGCCGATGTTGTCGCCGCCCGCGCCGCCACTTCCGCTGAAAGCAACGCGCTTCTCGCCTCGCTGCTCGCGTCGGGGGGGGCACTCACGTGCGAAAATTTTTCCGCAATTTTTCCGCAAAAAGCCGATGGCGGTATTGCTGAACTTTCGTTTTCCGCCGCGCTCGGCGTCGCCCGCCAACTCCACGATCTCTGGGGCATCCTCGCCGACGGTGCGCTCAACTTCACCGCCGTTTCCGAAAAACTTCCGCCCGACCACGCCGACGCCGTCCGCTGGCGCGAACTCGCCTCGCTCGAAAAAATCTTCCTCGAAAAACTCGCCGCTCACAATCTCCGCCACGCCGACGCCTCGCTCGCCGACATCATCAAAAACCCAAAACTGCCCGACGACTGCCTCAATGCCGTCGGCGCCTCCATCAACGAAATTGTCCTCGCCGCGCATCCGGGCGCCACGCCCGCGCTTTGTGGTTTTCTCAAAAATCTCGCCGAAAAAACCGGCGTCAAATTCACCATTCTCGTCCACGCGTGCGAAAATGAGCGCGGATTTTTCGATGAATTTGGCCGTCCGAAAAAATTCACCGCCGTCACCGAAACACGACCGCTCGGCTCAGCCGCGCACAAACTCCCACTCGACGACGAGCAACAAATCGAACTCGCCGCCGACGCCGAACACCAGGCCCGTGCCGCTGCCAACTTCGTCGCCGCATGCATCAGCGGCACCGGCGCCGGCAAAAAAAAATCCGTCGCGCTCGGCAACGCCGACGCCGAAATATTCAACCACCTCGCCGCCGCCTTTCTCGCGCGCGGCGTGACACTCCGCAACCCCGCGAGCTTCCCCGTGCGCGCCACCGCTCTCGGCCGCCTCGCCGCGCAGGCCGTTGAACTCTGCCATCTCCGCGAAAACACCCCGGCCGAAATCCTCTCGGCCTTCCTGCGCGGCGCCGACGTCCGCACCTGGCTCGCCGGAAAAAACATCCGCGTCTCCGCCGTGCTCGGCGAGTTTGACAAACTCCAAAACGACCACCTCCCGCGCACCTTCGCCGGCGTGTCAAGATATGCCGCGCTCGCCGCCGTGCGCCGCGCCGCCGAAGAACAAAAACTTTCCTCGCTCGCATCCGCCCTCGAAGCAATCCGAGCCCTCACCGGCGTCGGCGCCGCGCTGCCAGCGCGCGTGGGAAAATTTCTCGCCGAAATTTTCGCCAACTTTTCCCCCGACGAAAAAATCCCCGGCCACCGCGAACTCGCCGCCGCGGCGGCGGAAGTTTCCGAAATTTTCAAAGAATTTTCCGACTCAAAACTCCTTCGCGAAATCATCACCGGCACCGGTGCCGCCGCGCAAAACGGCACGCGCGTCCCGCCTGCAAAAATTGCCGGAGCCGCCGGCGCCGAAGAAGAGGAACGCGCCGCCGCGCTCCTCAAAACGCTCCTCGAAAAAACCGCGTTTTCCCTCGAACCCGACGCCCCCAACACCCTCGCCGTCGAGGGCTGGGTCGAACTCGCGTGGGCGCCCGAAGACGCGCTCGTCATCACCGGCCTCAACGAGGGCTGCGTCCCCGAAACCGTCACCGCGCACGCCTTCCTGCCCGACTCGCTCCGTTCCGCTCTCGACCTCCCGTGCAACGAGACCCGCCTCGCGCGCGACTGGCTCCTCCTCCGCTCCATGCTCGCTCCGCGCGCGCCGGAAGATGTCCGCCTCCTCCTCGCGCGCGTGAACACCCGCGCCGACGCCCTCAAACCCTCGCGCATCCTCTTCACAGGGACCGGTGACGGCGCCGCCGCCGACAAAATTTTCGCCGCCCGCGCCGCCAGACTTTTCAAAGACGCCGACTCCCCCGCGCCCGCCCCCGCCCGTTCGCTTCCCCCCGCTTGGCGCCTGAACCTCCCGCTTCCCGGCACGGGTGACGCCGCCGGCTTCTTTGAATCGAGCTCCGAAAAATCCAAACATGGCCTCCCCTGCGTCAGTGTCACCGCGCTCAAGGATTACATTGCGTGCCCCTTCGCGTTTTTCCTGAAACACGTTTTGAAAATGGAAGCGGTTGACTACCGCGCCGCCGAACTCGACGAACTCGCCTTCGGCAGTATCGCGCACGAAGTGCTCGAAGCGTTCGCGAAATCTCCCGCCGCCAGTGCCGGCGACGCCGAGAAAATCGCCGGCTTTCTCCACGAAAAAACCGACGCGCTTTTCGCGGAAAAATTTGGCGCGGAACTCACCGCCGTTCTCCAGCTCCAGCGCGGGGAATTGAAAAAACGCCTCGGCTTTTTCGCCCGACAACAGGCCGGTGCCGTTGCCGGCGGCTGGGCAATCGTCGCCGCCGAGCGGCATTTCACGCTCCCGTTTTCCGCGCACGGTTTTGAAATCCACGGAAAAGTTGACCGCGTTGACCGCAACAAAAACACCGGCGAGTTTCGCATTCTCGATTACAAAACGTGGAACAAAAAGAAAGACGCCGACGAGGATGTTTACGACACAAGCAAGATCGCGCTTGCCTACGCTGACGAGCGCCGATGCCCCAGTTTCGTTGTGTCGCCGGCCAAACCCAAAGGAAAATCGAAATCCGCCGCATGGTCCGACCTCCAGCTTCCCCTCTACCTTCGCGCCGCGCAAACGGGCGCATTGCTCGAAGACGCCGGCGCAGGCGGCATTGGCGCGCGAATTGTCCCCGTAGGAGCGATCGTCTCCTGCGCGCACTTTGCGCTCGGTCGTTCGGAAGAAGATTCCGGTTTGAGCGACTATGACCAGCGCGTTTTCGACGACCCCTCGGTTGACGGCACGCTTGATGTCATTCTTTCGCGCATCGCTGCCGGAATTTTTTGGCCGCCGTTGAAACGAAAATATCCGCCGCTTGAAAATTTCAAGCCGCTCTTTCTCGGCCTTTCCGAAGAGGAAATTGCCGCGGGCATCAGCGAACCGTGGGTCGCCGATCAGGAACAACGCATCGCAATCTGGGACGCCGCGCGCGCCGCGAACAAGGAGGAACAAAAATGAAAGACAATCACTTCATTAGCGCATCAGCCGGCACCGGGAAAACCTACGCGCTCACCACGCGCATCATCCGCCTGCTTTTGCTCGGCATTGATCCGGCTTCCGTCGCCGCGCTCACATTCACGCGCGCCGCCGCCGGTGAAATTTTCAACAAACTCGCCGGGCGCCTCGCCGCAGGCGCCGCTGACAACGGCAACGCCGCCGAAAAACTCTCCAGGGAAATTTTCACCAGTCTTCCGAAATGGCAGGATGACATCATTCGCAAAAACCACGGCGCGCCGCTGGCGCCGGCTGTTTTTGCGGAAACCCTTCGCAAACTTGTCGCCACGCAGCACCAAAGTTTTATCGGCACGCTCGACAGTTTCATGTGGCGCATGGTCCGCATTTTTCCGCTCGAACTCGGATTCACCGCCGCCGAGCTGCGCCTGATGGACGCCCACGAAAGCGAGCAGGCCGGTGCCGCCGCCGTCGCCCAAATTCTCAACGCCACTCCGCGCGACGCCGATGAGTTTTTCGAGGATTTTCGCGCCGCCACACAGGGCGATGGAGGCAAAACTTTCTTCGGCGAACTTGCCGAATTCGTCAAACGCTGGCACCGGCACCGGCTTGATTTTCCCAATGAACCAAGTTGGGGCGACGCGTGCGCGATTTGGGGCGCGGCGGGAATGCCGTTCGCGAAAAACGCCGACGCCATCGCCGCCTTTGAAACCGCTGTCGCCAACGCCCCCGAATTTGCCGACCGCCGAGAATCTTTCCTCTCGGTTTGCAAATTCGCCCGTGAATTCAACGGCACGTTTGACGCGCCCACGCCGTTGAAAAACATGCTCGAAAATTGGACGCCCGCCGGCGCCATCGGGGAATTCAATTGCGACAGGAAAAAAACAAACTTCTCCTCCAAACAGCAGGCCGCCGGGCACGCGCTCCTCTCGCACCTCCTCGCCACCGCCCTCGAAATCCGCCTCAAACACACCGCCGGTCTCTTCCGTCTCATGACGCGCTACGAGGCCGCCTACGCCGGCACCGCGCGCGACCACGGGCGCCTCGTTTTCGACGACATCCCGCGCAAACTCGCGACCCTCGGCGACACCGAGCGCGACCTGCTGGCGTTCCGCCTCGACTCGCAAATCCGCCACTGGCTCCTCGACGAATTTCAGGACACCTCGCGCGCCCAATGGAACGAAAAAGTCAACCGCCCGCTCGTTCGCGAGGCGCTTCAGGAAAACGAGGACAACGACAAAAACTGGCGCTCCGTTTTCGTCGTCGGCGACGCCAAACAATCCATCTACGGCTGGCGCGGCGGCGATGTCGCCATTTTCAACGAGGAAAAAGAACGCCCCGAATACACGCGCGGCTCGCTCACCGAATCCTACCGCTTTGGCGAAACAATCGTCGAAACCGTCAACACCGTTTTCACCCCCACCGCAATCCAGGCATATCTCGCCGGCGGCGACGCCGCTGCCGGTGCAGCCGAACGCTGGGGAAAAATTTGGGAGGAGCATTCCGCCGCCCCGAAAAAAGACGGCACGCCCGGGGACTCCGGCCAAGTCGTCCTTACCACTTTCCAAAAAGACGCAGCCTCCGAGCGAGACGAGATTGATGTGTGCGCCGACAACATTATCGCCGAACTCGACCGCACCAAACCATGGGATAAAAATCTGGAAGACGGCACCGCCATTCTCGTTCGCACAAACGACGAGGGGAAAAAACTCGCCGAAAAACTTTCCGCCCGCGGCATCCGCGTCGCATGGGAAGGCGAAAGCGCCATCGGAGACTGCCCCGTTGTCGCCGCGCTCCTCAACCTCGTCAGGCTTTCCGCGCATCCCTCGGACAAATTCGCGAAACGGCACCTCGCGGCCACGCCGCTCGTAAAAGCCGAAGCCGGTGCGGCCGCTATCGCGGAAGAATTTTCCCTCAACAACGCCCGGCTCGGACTCGCGGGTGCGCTGCGTAAAATCATCGAGGAAAACAGCGGCAGCTTCGTCGCGATGGCCGGTGCCGCTGACAAATTCACACGCGCGCGCCTCGATGCGCTCCTCCTCGCTGCCGCGCAATTCGAGGCCGGTGCTGGAGCCGACACGCATCCCGACGATTTCGCCGCGTTTGTCGAGGCCAGCCGCCGCCGTGATTTCGCCGACCCTACCGTCGTCAAAATTTTGACGGTTCACCGCAGCAAGGGTCTCGGCTTCGACTACGTCATCGTGCCGTTTTTCGAGGATGAAGGCATTGACAGCGTAAGCAACCCGAAGTCGCCCATCATTGCCGATGATTGGATTTTGGAAAATCCGGGCAAAAACGTCACCGGTGCCGACTCCGTTCTCGGCAGTGCCGATGACAACATGCGCCGAGGAAAAATTCTCGAAAACCTCTGCCTCTACTATGTCGCGATGACGCGCGCCAAAAAATACCTCTCCATCCACGCCAAAAACGCCATGAATAAGGATGGCAAGGTGAGTGGCACAAAATATTTTTCCACTCATCTCATTAACCGGCTAGGCGGCATCGCCTCCGCCGAATTGACCGTCTTCACCGGCACCGGCAAAACGGAAACTCCCGCGAATGAAAAAAACGCCGGTGACGCTGAAAAAATCGAATTGCCGGCGGTGCCGAAACGGAAAACGCCGTCGGCGACCGCGAAGTTTTTCACACGAGAAATTTTCTTCGACGGCACGGAGAAAAAAAACGCCGGTGCCGCCGAAAACGTTTCCGCCGAAACCGGCGCCGAGCGCGGCGACCGTTTGCACAAGGAACTGCAAAAAATCGAATGGTTCACTACCACCGGCATCATGGGAGCGACAGGGACCGGCCCATCGTCAACTTCTGCCGCCGGCCTCGGCGCGTGCGCGTTTTCAGAGGAGATTTTGAAATTGTTCGCGAAGGAAACGGAGTTCAGCCGCGCGTTCGAAAAACCGGACGATGCCGCTGGTGAAGTGGTTTTGTGGCGCGAAAAATCATTTGAGGTTTTTATTCCGGTGGACGAAAACGCCGGTGAGAAAAAATCCGCCGGCGAATGGCTTTCGGGTCGTTTTGACAGAGTCGTTTTCACCGGCTCCTACTCCGCGCGGCGCGCAGTAATTTTCGATTTCAAGACAAATGCGAAGCTCGAAGGGGAGGGCGACGCCGCTTTCGCGAAGCGCATGGTGGAACATTACGCGCCGCAGATGGCGCTCTACCGAAAAGCGGTGCAGGCGCTTTGTGGTCTGGGCGCGGATGCCGTTTCGTCAGTGCTTCTGCTCACCGAAACCGCCGCCGTCGTGCCGGTGCCGGCGGCATGACGGTGTGCGGCAGGTGGACGTGTTTTCAGATGCATTCAAAAAACACTTTACAGCGGGCGAACAGACCGGCACCTTTGCCACTTTTCCAAACATCCGAACACCACCATGGGTAACCTTAAGAAGAAACGCCGCCTGAAAATGTCGAAGCATAAGCGCCGCAAGCGCCTCAAAGCCAATCGCCATAAGAAGCGCACTTGGTAGTGCTTGACGGCAGGCGGGTTGCCCGTCGGGCCGCAATCAATTTCCATCCAGCCCGCTCCTTTTGGGGAGCGGGTTTTATGTTTGCGGAGGCATGCCTTGTTTTCGTGGACTCGGTGCGGCTTTGGCCGCGCAGTCCGCAGGCATGCGATGAATAGAAATGTCCGCCTCGCGAGGGTTTCGGGACTGGATTAACGACGGACGCATGTCATATTTGCCCGATTGGTTTCATTTTCATGCACATCCGATTCCTCGCCCCGTTGGTACTCACCGCAACCGCCGTCTTCGCCCAGACGAACCCGGCTTCGAATCTGCCGCCGCCCTCGGCCACCGAACAGTGGGAGCCGGTGCCGCCGGTGGTGAGCGCTCCCGCGGGCGGCGTGCCAAGCGACGCGGTGGTGCTTTTCGACGGCGCCGGCCTCGACGCCTGGGACTCCACCAGCGCGAAGGAGCCGCGCCCGCTCTGGGCGGTCAGGGACGGCGTGCTCACGCCCGTGGACAAGACCGGCAGCCTGCGCACCAAACAGGCGTTTGGCGACGTGCAGATGCACCTTGAATTTCGCTCGCCGGTCAACCCGCTCAAAAGCGGGCAGCAACGCGGCAACAGCGGCGTCCTTTTCATGGGACTCTATGAGTTGCAGGTGCTCGATTCCCATGACAACCCGACCTATGTGAACGGGCAGGCCGCCTCCATCTACAAACAGCACCCGCCACTGGTGAACGCCTCACGCCAGCCGGGCGAATGGCAGGTGTATGACGCGGTGTTTGTCGCCCCCCGTTTCGGCGCCGACGGCACGCTGCTCTCGCCCGCGCGCATGACCGTTTTCCACAACGGTGTGCTGGTGCAGCACGACACGGTGCTGCTCGGTGCCACGGAGTATCGTGGCGCTCCCTCCTACAAGCCCCATGCCGCGAAGCTGCCGCTCGTGCTGCAAAACCACCCCGTCGATCGCCCGTCGTTCCGCAACATCTGGGTGCGTGAAATTTCGCTGCCGGAGGCGTCTCCCGCCGCGAAACAGTGATACCGGCGCCCGGAGGGGGCAGTCAACCGGGCGACTTGCGCGACTTCGCCGCGTAGGCGACCAGCGCCACGCCGGCGATGAGCACGAAGAGCGAGTAAAACGTGCCGCGGCTCAGCCCCGCGATGAGCTGCACATCGCGGTCGGGCTCGCGGAAAAGTTCGCACACGCAGCGGGCAAGGGCATAGGTGACAAAAAACTCGCCGGTGATGCGGCCGGTCTGCGCGCGGATGACGTCGGTGCGCCAGATGCGCCACTGCATGAAGGCGAACAGCACCGCGCCCTCGAGCACGGCTTCGTAGAGCTGCGAGGGATGGCGCGGGATGCCGTCCCCTGCCTGGGGAAAAATCATGCACCACCAGTAAGAACCGGGTTTGCCCCAAAGCTCGCCGTTGATGAAATTGGCGACGCGCCCGAGCATGAGCCCGAGCGGAGCGGTGGTGACGATCAGGTCGCCCAGGTGCAGCGCGGGGATTTTGTGGATGCGCGCGAAGAGCAGGATCGCGAGCGCGACGCCGATGAACCCACCATGGCTCGCCATGCCGCCGTCCCAAAGGCGGAAGAACGCCAGCGGATCGCGCAGGAGTTCCCCGGGATGATAAAGCAGAAAGGAGCCGAGCCGCCCGCCCAACATCACGCCGATGATGATATAGAGGATGAAATCCCACGCCTTCGCCGCGGGGAGCCGCGAGCGCCCGGC
This genomic stretch from Termitidicoccus mucosus harbors:
- a CDS encoding UvrD-helicase domain-containing protein, with protein sequence MKDNHFISASAGTGKTYALTTRIIRLLLLGIDPASVAALTFTRAAAGEIFNKLAGRLAAGAADNGNAAEKLSREIFTSLPKWQDDIIRKNHGAPLAPAVFAETLRKLVATQHQSFIGTLDSFMWRMVRIFPLELGFTAAELRLMDAHESEQAGAAAVAQILNATPRDADEFFEDFRAATQGDGGKTFFGELAEFVKRWHRHRLDFPNEPSWGDACAIWGAAGMPFAKNADAIAAFETAVANAPEFADRRESFLSVCKFAREFNGTFDAPTPLKNMLENWTPAGAIGEFNCDRKKTNFSSKQQAAGHALLSHLLATALEIRLKHTAGLFRLMTRYEAAYAGTARDHGRLVFDDIPRKLATLGDTERDLLAFRLDSQIRHWLLDEFQDTSRAQWNEKVNRPLVREALQENEDNDKNWRSVFVVGDAKQSIYGWRGGDVAIFNEEKERPEYTRGSLTESYRFGETIVETVNTVFTPTAIQAYLAGGDAAAGAAERWGKIWEEHSAAPKKDGTPGDSGQVVLTTFQKDAASERDEIDVCADNIIAELDRTKPWDKNLEDGTAILVRTNDEGKKLAEKLSARGIRVAWEGESAIGDCPVVAALLNLVRLSAHPSDKFAKRHLAATPLVKAEAGAAAIAEEFSLNNARLGLAGALRKIIEENSGSFVAMAGAADKFTRARLDALLLAAAQFEAGAGADTHPDDFAAFVEASRRRDFADPTVVKILTVHRSKGLGFDYVIVPFFEDEGIDSVSNPKSPIIADDWILENPGKNVTGADSVLGSADDNMRRGKILENLCLYYVAMTRAKKYLSIHAKNAMNKDGKVSGTKYFSTHLINRLGGIASAELTVFTGTGKTETPANEKNAGDAEKIELPAVPKRKTPSATAKFFTREIFFDGTEKKNAGAAENVSAETGAERGDRLHKELQKIEWFTTTGIMGATGTGPSSTSAAGLGACAFSEEILKLFAKETEFSRAFEKPDDAAGEVVLWREKSFEVFIPVDENAGEKKSAGEWLSGRFDRVVFTGSYSARRAVIFDFKTNAKLEGEGDAAFAKRMVEHYAPQMALYRKAVQALCGLGADAVSSVLLLTETAAVVPVPAA
- a CDS encoding AURKAIP1/COX24 domain-containing protein; protein product: MGNLKKKRRLKMSKHKRRKRLKANRHKKRTW
- the lgt gene encoding prolipoprotein diacylglyceryl transferase, encoding MTPLAYWTHNLSPFVPFLRFSENVGVRWYGLAYVASFVAAVWLLVRYARAGRSRLPAAKAWDFILYIIIGVMLGGRLGSFLLYHPGELLRDPLAFFRLWDGGMASHGGFIGVALAILLFARIHKIPALHLGDLIVTTAPLGLMLGRVANFINGELWGKPGSYWWCMIFPQAGDGIPRHPSQLYEAVLEGAVLFAFMQWRIWRTDVIRAQTGRITGEFFVTYALARCVCELFREPDRDVQLIAGLSRGTFYSLFVLIAGVALVAYAAKSRKSPG
- a CDS encoding 3-keto-disaccharide hydrolase; translation: MHIRFLAPLVLTATAVFAQTNPASNLPPPSATEQWEPVPPVVSAPAGGVPSDAVVLFDGAGLDAWDSTSAKEPRPLWAVRDGVLTPVDKTGSLRTKQAFGDVQMHLEFRSPVNPLKSGQQRGNSGVLFMGLYELQVLDSHDNPTYVNGQAASIYKQHPPLVNASRQPGEWQVYDAVFVAPRFGADGTLLSPARMTVFHNGVLVQHDTVLLGATEYRGAPSYKPHAAKLPLVLQNHPVDRPSFRNIWVREISLPEASPAAKQ